A single region of the Leisingera thetidis genome encodes:
- a CDS encoding ASKHA domain-containing protein: MTDEPLVVFTPSGKRGRFPAGTPILTAARQLGVDLDSVCGGRGICSKCQITPSYGEFSKHGVTAEEGALSEWNKVEQRYKDKRGLIDGRRLGCQATVQGDIVIDVPPESQVHRQVVRKRAEAREITMNPSTRLYYVEVEEPDMHKPTGDMERLIEALETQWELKGVKTDLHILSVLQPALRKGNWKVTVAVHQGDANHPPKIMHIWPGYYEGTIYGLAVDLGSTTIAAHLCDLQSGEVVASSGIMNPQIRFGEDLMSRVSYSMMNKGGDQEMTRAVREGMNALFTQIAAEAGIDKALIVDAVFVCNPVMHHLFLGIDPFELGQAPFALATSNALALRAVELDLNIHPAARVYLLPCIAGHVGADAAAVALSEAPDKSEDLVLVVDVGTNAEILLGNKEKVLACSSPTGPAFEGAQISSGQRAAPGAIERVEINPETKEPRFRVIGSEIWSDEAGFAESIATTGITGICGSGIIEAIAEMRMAGVLDASGLIGSAEQTGSARCIQDGRTNAYLLWDSSAEGGPTITVTNPDIRAIQMAKAALYSGARLLMDKFGVENVDRVVLAGAFGAHISAKHAMVLGMIPDCVLGKVTSAGNAAGTGARIALLNTEARGEIEETVRRIEKIETAVEPRFQEHFVNASAIPNSAEPFPILATVVTLPQVNFNTGGGDGDGAGGGRRRRRRG; this comes from the coding sequence ATGACTGACGAACCCCTCGTTGTGTTTACCCCCTCCGGCAAGCGCGGACGTTTCCCCGCGGGCACGCCGATCCTGACAGCTGCCCGGCAGCTCGGAGTCGACCTCGACTCGGTCTGCGGCGGCCGCGGGATCTGCTCGAAATGCCAGATCACTCCTTCCTATGGCGAGTTCTCCAAACACGGCGTGACCGCCGAAGAAGGCGCGCTCAGCGAGTGGAACAAGGTCGAGCAGCGCTACAAGGACAAGCGCGGCCTGATCGACGGCCGCCGCCTGGGCTGCCAGGCCACCGTGCAGGGCGACATCGTGATCGACGTGCCGCCGGAAAGCCAGGTCCACCGCCAGGTAGTGCGCAAGCGTGCCGAGGCCCGCGAAATCACCATGAACCCCTCCACCCGCCTGTACTATGTCGAGGTCGAAGAGCCCGACATGCACAAACCGACCGGCGACATGGAGCGGCTGATCGAGGCGCTGGAGACCCAGTGGGAGCTGAAAGGCGTCAAGACCGACCTGCATATCCTGAGTGTGCTGCAGCCGGCGCTGCGCAAGGGCAACTGGAAGGTCACCGTCGCCGTGCATCAGGGTGACGCAAACCATCCGCCCAAGATCATGCACATCTGGCCCGGCTATTACGAGGGCACGATCTACGGACTGGCTGTGGACCTTGGCTCCACCACCATTGCCGCGCATCTGTGCGACCTGCAATCGGGCGAGGTGGTTGCCTCCTCCGGCATCATGAACCCGCAGATCCGCTTTGGCGAAGACCTGATGAGCCGGGTGTCCTACTCGATGATGAACAAGGGCGGCGACCAGGAGATGACCCGCGCGGTGCGCGAAGGGATGAACGCGCTGTTCACCCAGATCGCCGCAGAAGCAGGAATCGACAAGGCGCTGATCGTTGACGCGGTGTTTGTCTGCAACCCGGTGATGCACCATCTGTTCCTCGGAATCGACCCGTTTGAACTGGGCCAGGCGCCATTTGCGCTGGCAACCTCCAACGCGCTTGCCTTGCGCGCCGTAGAGCTTGACCTGAACATCCACCCGGCCGCCCGCGTCTATCTTCTGCCCTGCATTGCGGGCCACGTTGGTGCGGACGCCGCCGCCGTCGCACTGTCGGAAGCGCCCGACAAATCCGAAGACCTGGTGCTGGTTGTCGACGTGGGCACCAACGCGGAGATCCTGCTGGGCAACAAGGAAAAGGTACTGGCCTGTTCCTCGCCCACCGGCCCGGCCTTTGAAGGCGCACAGATCTCAAGCGGCCAGCGCGCTGCACCCGGCGCCATCGAACGTGTCGAGATCAATCCGGAGACCAAGGAACCCCGCTTCCGCGTCATCGGGTCCGAGATCTGGTCGGACGAGGCAGGTTTTGCCGAATCCATCGCCACCACCGGCATCACCGGCATCTGCGGCTCCGGCATTATCGAGGCGATTGCGGAAATGCGCATGGCCGGCGTGCTGGATGCCTCCGGCCTGATCGGCTCGGCCGAGCAGACCGGCTCCGCCCGCTGCATCCAGGATGGCCGGACCAACGCCTATCTGCTGTGGGACAGCTCCGCCGAGGGCGGCCCGACCATCACCGTCACCAACCCCGACATCCGCGCCATCCAGATGGCCAAGGCGGCGCTGTACTCCGGTGCGCGCCTTTTGATGGACAAATTCGGCGTCGAGAACGTCGACCGCGTGGTGCTGGCCGGTGCGTTTGGCGCGCATATCTCGGCCAAACACGCGATGGTGCTGGGCATGATCCCCGACTGCGTGCTGGGCAAGGTGACTTCGGCAGGCAACGCCGCTGGAACAGGCGCCCGCATCGCGCTGCTGAATACCGAAGCACGCGGCGAGATCGAAGAAACCGTCCGCAGAATCGAGAAGATCGAAACCGCCGTGGAACCGCGCTTCCAGGAGCATTTCGTGAACGCATCGGCGATCCCCAATTCGGCCGAGCCTTTCCCGATCCTGGCAACTGTCGTGACCCTGCCGCAGGTGAATTTCAACACCGGCGGCGGTGATGGCGACGGCGCCGGCGGAGGCCGTCGCCGCCGCCGGCGCGGCTGA
- a CDS encoding CaiB/BaiF CoA transferase family protein yields the protein MPGPLDDITILDLTHVLAGPYCSMILSDLGARVIKVERPGSGDDTRAFPPFKGDESAYFAAINHGKESIALDLKAPRDRAIFERLLAQADVLLENYRPGVMQRLGYGWEDLHAKHPRLIYGAVSGFGHTGPDALQPAYDMVVQARGGVMSVTGEMNREPVRAGVSIGDIAAGMFLGHGILAALLDVQKSGKGTFVDVAMLDSQLALLEHAIAITTVTGVAPQPSGARHPSITPFETFHAADGLFVIAAGNDTLFARLCDALQLPLGGDPRFATNPARCENARLLKRLIEAVTLDKQKHHWIALLTKTGIPTGPIQTVDQVLQDPQILARNMVVDVLGEDGRPAFTAAGNPIKMSSLPDPATRAPAPQLNGNREKILAWLKEVERQQAP from the coding sequence ATGCCCGGCCCTTTGGATGACATCACCATTCTGGACCTCACCCATGTTCTGGCAGGTCCATACTGCTCGATGATCCTGTCGGATCTGGGCGCCAGGGTGATCAAGGTGGAACGTCCTGGCAGCGGCGACGACACCCGCGCCTTTCCGCCGTTCAAAGGAGACGAAAGCGCCTATTTTGCCGCCATCAACCACGGCAAGGAAAGCATTGCACTGGACCTGAAGGCCCCGCGGGACCGCGCCATTTTCGAGCGGCTGCTGGCGCAGGCCGATGTGCTGCTGGAGAACTATCGCCCCGGCGTGATGCAGCGGCTGGGATATGGCTGGGAGGACCTTCACGCAAAACACCCCCGGCTGATCTATGGTGCGGTGTCCGGCTTTGGCCATACCGGCCCCGATGCCCTGCAACCGGCTTATGACATGGTGGTGCAGGCCCGCGGCGGGGTGATGTCGGTTACCGGCGAAATGAACCGCGAGCCGGTGCGCGCCGGGGTCTCGATCGGCGACATCGCGGCGGGCATGTTCCTGGGGCATGGGATCCTCGCCGCTCTGCTGGATGTCCAGAAATCCGGCAAAGGCACATTTGTCGACGTGGCCATGCTGGACAGCCAGCTGGCGCTGCTGGAACATGCCATTGCCATCACCACGGTCACGGGCGTGGCACCGCAGCCGTCCGGCGCGCGGCACCCCTCGATCACCCCGTTTGAAACCTTTCACGCAGCGGACGGGCTGTTTGTGATCGCGGCAGGCAACGACACGCTGTTTGCCCGGCTCTGCGATGCGCTGCAGCTGCCGCTGGGCGGCGACCCGCGCTTTGCCACCAACCCTGCCCGGTGCGAAAATGCCCGCCTTTTGAAGCGTTTGATCGAGGCTGTCACGCTGGACAAACAAAAGCACCATTGGATCGCGCTGCTGACAAAAACAGGCATTCCAACCGGCCCGATCCAGACCGTGGACCAGGTGCTGCAGGACCCGCAGATCCTGGCCCGCAACATGGTGGTGGATGTGCTGGGGGAGGACGGCCGCCCGGCTTTCACCGCGGCAGGCAACCCGATCAAGATGAGCAGCCTGCCGGATCCCGCGACCCGCGCCCCTGCCCCGCAGTTGAACGGAAACCGGGAAAAGATTCTGGCGTGGCTGAAAGAGGTTGAGCGGCAGCAGGCCCCCTGA
- the guaB gene encoding IMP dehydrogenase yields MQIREALTFDDVLLVPGASSVLPNTADTRTRVTRSVSLNIPLLSSAMDTVTESRMAIAMAQAGGMGVVHKNLNVEEQAQEVRRVKRFVSGIVYNPITLTADQTLADAKALQERYRVTGFPVVDGSGRVVGIVTNRDMRFASDDSTPVSVMMTSDNLAMLQEPAELEEAKSLMKARRIEKLLVSDKNGKLTGLLTLKDTEQAVLNPTACKDELGRLRVAAASSVGDSGFERSEALIDAGVDIVVVDTAHGHSAGVIEAVKRVKALSNKVQVIAGNVATAEATMALIDAGADAVKVGIGPGSICTTRMVAGVGVPQLTAIMDCAGAAGDTPVIADGGIKFSGDFAKAIAAGASCAMVGSMIAGTDESPGEVILYQGRSYKSYRGMGSMGAMARGSADRYFQKDAASDKLVPEGIEGQVPYKGGANAVIHQLVGGLRAAMGYTGCATVDEMRKNCNFVRITGAGLKESHVHDVQITREAPNYRVG; encoded by the coding sequence ATGCAGATTCGTGAGGCTCTTACCTTTGATGACGTTCTTCTGGTGCCGGGCGCGTCCAGCGTGCTGCCCAACACTGCCGATACCCGCACCCGGGTTACGCGGTCGGTGTCGCTGAACATTCCGCTGCTCAGCTCGGCGATGGACACGGTGACCGAGTCCCGCATGGCGATTGCGATGGCGCAGGCCGGCGGCATGGGCGTGGTCCACAAGAACCTGAACGTGGAAGAGCAGGCGCAGGAAGTGCGCCGGGTGAAACGTTTTGTCTCCGGCATTGTCTACAACCCCATCACCCTGACGGCGGACCAGACCCTGGCAGATGCCAAGGCACTGCAGGAACGCTACCGGGTCACCGGTTTCCCGGTGGTGGACGGCTCCGGCCGTGTCGTCGGCATCGTTACCAACCGCGACATGCGGTTTGCCTCCGATGACAGCACGCCGGTATCGGTGATGATGACCTCCGACAATCTGGCGATGCTGCAGGAGCCTGCGGAGCTGGAAGAGGCCAAGTCGCTGATGAAGGCGCGCCGGATCGAAAAGCTGCTGGTCTCTGACAAGAATGGCAAGCTGACCGGTCTGCTGACCCTGAAGGACACTGAACAGGCGGTTCTGAACCCCACCGCCTGCAAGGATGAACTGGGCCGCCTGCGTGTGGCTGCCGCCAGCTCGGTCGGCGACAGCGGTTTTGAGCGTTCCGAGGCGCTGATCGACGCGGGGGTCGATATTGTCGTCGTCGACACGGCGCACGGTCATTCCGCTGGCGTGATCGAGGCCGTGAAGCGGGTCAAGGCGCTGTCGAACAAGGTTCAGGTGATTGCCGGCAACGTGGCCACCGCCGAGGCCACCATGGCGCTGATCGACGCAGGGGCGGATGCGGTCAAGGTCGGCATCGGCCCGGGCTCGATCTGCACCACACGCATGGTGGCGGGCGTTGGCGTGCCGCAGCTGACCGCGATCATGGATTGCGCCGGTGCTGCTGGCGACACTCCGGTGATCGCTGATGGCGGCATCAAGTTCTCCGGCGATTTCGCCAAGGCGATAGCGGCAGGCGCGTCCTGCGCGATGGTGGGCTCGATGATTGCCGGCACTGACGAGTCCCCGGGTGAAGTGATCCTGTATCAGGGCCGGTCCTACAAATCCTACCGCGGCATGGGCTCGATGGGGGCGATGGCGCGCGGCTCGGCTGACCGGTACTTCCAGAAGGATGCGGCCAGCGACAAGCTGGTGCCGGAAGGCATCGAGGGCCAGGTGCCGTACAAGGGCGGCGCAAACGCGGTGATCCATCAGCTGGTGGGCGGCTTGCGCGCGGCGATGGGCTACACCGGCTGTGCCACCGTCGATGAGATGCGCAAGAATTGCAACTTTGTCCGCATCACCGGTGCCGGGCTCAAGGAAAGCCACGTGCACGACGTGCAGATCACCCGCGAAGCGCCGAACTACCGGGTGGGGTAA
- a CDS encoding RsmB/NOP family class I SAM-dependent RNA methyltransferase, protein MTPAARLQAAIEILDLILAGDPAEKALTSWGRRSRFAGSKDRAAVRDHVFTALRCLRSHAAMGGARSGRGLILGALREAGRDPDEMFNGQGHAPAPLTDAERLLPPLPEGAGAVDIPDWLWPEFSTSLGLQAEAAARALRSRAPVHLRVNTVRGTIGAAQEALASEGITTRPHPAAATALEVIEGARKLRNAEAYQDGLVELQDAASQAVVAHLPLEDGMKVLDFCAGGGGKSLAMVAQAGIRLFAHDADARRMKDLPARAARAGAPVSVLSSADLERHGPFDLVLCDVPCSGSGSWRRAPEGKWRLTADGLQALQQTQSEILCKAAGLTAPGGFLAYATCSMLDRENSVQVQGFMRQNPAWSLAAEKSWQVQDGTDGFYVAVLTRANGGC, encoded by the coding sequence GTGACCCCCGCCGCCCGCCTGCAGGCGGCCATCGAGATCCTCGACCTGATACTGGCAGGGGACCCTGCCGAAAAGGCGCTGACCTCCTGGGGGCGCCGCAGCCGGTTCGCCGGCTCCAAGGACCGTGCCGCCGTGCGCGACCATGTGTTCACCGCGCTGCGCTGCCTGCGTTCGCATGCGGCCATGGGCGGCGCCCGCAGCGGACGGGGGCTGATCCTGGGCGCGCTGCGCGAGGCAGGCCGGGACCCCGATGAGATGTTCAACGGGCAAGGCCATGCGCCTGCGCCGCTGACAGACGCCGAACGTCTGCTGCCGCCGCTTCCCGAAGGCGCGGGCGCTGTGGATATCCCCGACTGGCTTTGGCCCGAATTCAGCACCAGCCTGGGACTACAGGCCGAAGCCGCCGCGCGTGCCCTGCGCAGCCGGGCGCCGGTGCATCTTCGGGTGAACACGGTGCGGGGCACAATTGGCGCGGCACAAGAGGCTCTTGCGTCCGAGGGGATCACCACCCGGCCGCACCCGGCTGCCGCAACGGCGCTGGAAGTGATTGAAGGCGCCCGCAAGCTGCGCAATGCCGAGGCCTATCAGGACGGGCTGGTTGAGCTGCAGGATGCGGCCAGCCAGGCTGTGGTGGCGCACTTGCCGCTGGAGGATGGCATGAAGGTGCTGGACTTCTGCGCGGGCGGCGGCGGAAAAAGCCTTGCCATGGTGGCACAGGCCGGGATCCGGCTTTTCGCCCATGACGCCGACGCCAGGCGGATGAAGGACCTCCCGGCGCGGGCGGCGCGGGCGGGGGCGCCGGTTTCGGTTCTGTCCTCAGCGGACCTGGAGCGTCACGGCCCGTTTGATCTGGTTCTGTGTGACGTGCCCTGTTCCGGTTCAGGGTCCTGGCGGCGCGCGCCTGAGGGCAAATGGCGGCTGACGGCGGACGGCCTGCAGGCGCTGCAGCAGACCCAGTCGGAGATACTGTGCAAGGCGGCTGGCCTGACCGCCCCGGGCGGCTTCCTGGCCTATGCAACCTGCTCTATGCTGGATCGGGAAAACTCTGTTCAGGTTCAAGGCTTTATGCGCCAAAACCCGGCGTGGTCCCTGGCAGCGGAGAAAAGCTGGCAGGTGCAGGATGGCACCGATGGTTTCTATGTTGCCGTGTTGACGCGTGCGAATGGCGGTTGTTAG
- a CDS encoding hybrid sensor histidine kinase/response regulator, which yields MSARQETSVPELRVYAPEHARLAATLLLALMLMSGPWLIPLPDWMSRGFIMVGLTLMAVAVLMVVQTRMRLNARAMAAELLTGFIEKDATPSFVTDDDGVIHACNGAAVKRFQDASRDTLSGTLRSILANPSAVLYRLQSRARVDGAAREDIVTRRGHVRLAVHQMNGGSFLWRVEDILDRGGNGRGADAMPVPMITVGRTGAVLFMNEAARTLIGERVKSTDRLFPSLPVMPGQINTLSTKSGPVQVLISETNRTQGRSELFLMEVDESGFDSAQAGLEALPVPFLKVAPTGEILTTNRMALRLLGVKSCASLKLGQLMEGLGRPMADWLRDTADGLAPNKSEFLRLSRSDKEVFVQVTLTRVVEEGTPVLIAVLNDATELKTLEAQFVQSQKMQAIGQLAGGVAHDFNNLLTAISGHCDLLLLRHDQGDQDYGDLIQIHENANRAASLVSQLLAFSRKQTLQPETLDVRDTLSDLTHLLNRLVGEKVTLTLSHDPVMKSIRADKRQLEQVLMNLVVNARDAMPQGGEIRVETEVIALDKPLERDRATVPSGDWVTVKVSDEGVGIAPDKLQKVFEPFYTTKRTGEGTGLGLSTAYGIIKQTGGYIFVDSVKGHGTQFTLFFPVFKQQAEPLAADKPADAAENAAAAQHGEGVVLLVEDEAPVRAFASRALRMRGYTVLEAESAEDALRTLEDPGLTVDVFVTDVVMPGMDGPSWVREALKERPDTRVVFVSGYAEGAFGEADPDVPNSVFLPKPFSLNQLTETVHAQLH from the coding sequence ATGTCCGCTCGCCAAGAAACCTCCGTTCCGGAATTGCGGGTTTACGCGCCTGAGCACGCCAGGCTTGCGGCAACTTTGCTGCTGGCGCTGATGCTGATGTCCGGCCCCTGGCTGATCCCGCTGCCGGACTGGATGAGCCGCGGCTTCATCATGGTGGGGCTGACCCTGATGGCGGTTGCGGTGCTGATGGTTGTGCAGACCCGGATGCGGCTGAATGCGCGGGCCATGGCGGCGGAACTGCTGACCGGCTTTATCGAAAAGGATGCCACGCCCAGCTTTGTCACCGACGATGACGGGGTGATCCACGCCTGCAACGGCGCCGCGGTGAAGCGGTTCCAGGATGCCAGCCGGGACACGCTGTCCGGCACGTTGCGCTCGATCCTGGCCAACCCGTCTGCGGTCCTTTACCGGCTGCAAAGCCGGGCCCGGGTCGATGGCGCCGCGCGCGAGGACATCGTCACCCGGCGCGGCCATGTGCGGCTGGCGGTGCATCAGATGAACGGCGGCAGCTTCCTGTGGCGGGTCGAGGATATCCTCGACCGCGGCGGCAACGGCCGCGGCGCGGATGCGATGCCGGTGCCGATGATTACCGTCGGCCGTACCGGCGCCGTCCTGTTTATGAACGAGGCCGCCCGCACTCTGATCGGCGAGCGGGTGAAATCCACTGACCGCCTGTTTCCTTCGCTGCCTGTCATGCCGGGGCAGATCAACACGCTCAGCACCAAATCCGGTCCGGTTCAGGTGCTGATCAGCGAGACCAACCGCACCCAGGGCCGCAGCGAGCTGTTCCTGATGGAAGTGGACGAAAGCGGCTTTGACTCTGCCCAGGCCGGGCTGGAAGCGCTGCCGGTCCCCTTCCTCAAGGTTGCCCCGACGGGGGAAATCCTGACCACCAACCGCATGGCGCTGCGGCTGCTGGGCGTGAAAAGCTGCGCCAGCCTGAAACTGGGCCAGCTGATGGAAGGGCTGGGCCGCCCGATGGCGGACTGGCTGCGCGATACCGCAGACGGGCTGGCACCGAACAAATCCGAATTCCTGCGCCTGTCGCGCTCGGACAAGGAGGTCTTTGTCCAGGTGACCCTGACCCGGGTGGTGGAAGAGGGCACGCCGGTCCTGATCGCCGTACTGAATGACGCGACCGAGCTGAAGACACTGGAAGCGCAGTTTGTGCAAAGCCAGAAGATGCAGGCAATCGGCCAGCTGGCCGGCGGGGTGGCGCATGACTTCAACAACCTGCTGACGGCGATTTCCGGCCATTGCGACCTGCTGCTGCTGCGCCATGACCAGGGCGACCAGGACTATGGCGACCTGATCCAGATCCATGAGAATGCCAACCGGGCGGCCTCGCTGGTCAGCCAGCTGCTGGCGTTCTCGCGCAAGCAGACCCTGCAGCCGGAAACCCTGGATGTGCGGGACACGCTGTCGGATCTGACCCATCTGCTGAACCGCCTGGTTGGCGAAAAGGTTACCCTGACCCTCAGCCACGATCCGGTGATGAAGTCGATCCGTGCCGACAAGCGGCAGCTGGAACAGGTGCTGATGAACCTGGTGGTGAATGCGCGCGATGCGATGCCGCAGGGCGGGGAAATCCGGGTCGAGACCGAGGTCATTGCGCTGGACAAACCGCTGGAGCGTGACCGGGCCACCGTTCCCTCCGGCGATTGGGTAACGGTGAAAGTGTCGGATGAAGGCGTCGGCATTGCGCCGGACAAACTGCAGAAGGTATTTGAACCGTTCTACACCACAAAACGCACGGGCGAGGGTACCGGACTCGGTCTGTCAACGGCCTATGGGATTATCAAGCAGACCGGCGGCTACATTTTTGTCGACTCGGTCAAAGGGCACGGAACCCAGTTCACTCTGTTTTTCCCGGTCTTTAAACAGCAGGCGGAACCGCTGGCCGCGGACAAGCCGGCAGATGCAGCCGAAAATGCTGCCGCCGCTCAGCATGGCGAGGGCGTGGTGCTGCTGGTCGAGGACGAGGCCCCGGTGCGCGCCTTTGCGTCCCGCGCCCTCAGAATGCGCGGCTACACGGTTCTGGAAGCGGAATCCGCTGAGGATGCGCTGCGGACGCTGGAAGACCCCGGCCTGACGGTGGATGTTTTTGTGACCGATGTCGTCATGCCAGGAATGGACGGTCCCAGCTGGGTGCGCGAAGCATTGAAAGAGCGTCCCGACACCCGCGTGGTCTTTGTCTCCGGCTATGCCGAAGGCGCCTTTGGCGAGGCTGATCCCGATGTGCCGAACTCGGTTTTCCTGCCCAAGCCGTTCTCTCTCAACCAGCTGACGGAAACGGTGCACGCGCAATTGCACTGA
- a CDS encoding gamma-glutamyl kinase, giving the protein MMIFFKERLALLSVPKTGTTAFQAALRNRADLVMSDPPELKHAPVYRYNRWIRPMFEKVCGAELEVVAVMREPVSWLGSWYRYRQRPLLDGKPNSTKGVSFDDFLHAYCKGKPPAFANVGSQAKFLEAQPNGCKVNHLFRYEDQDALRRFLEQRLEMDIRLERLNVSPRASLAPSPDAACHLRRKRAAEFELYESIPAL; this is encoded by the coding sequence ATGATGATATTTTTCAAGGAACGGCTGGCGCTTCTCTCCGTTCCCAAAACCGGCACCACCGCGTTTCAGGCCGCATTGCGCAACCGCGCGGATCTGGTGATGTCAGACCCGCCGGAACTGAAACATGCGCCGGTTTACCGCTACAACCGCTGGATACGCCCGATGTTCGAAAAGGTGTGCGGTGCCGAACTGGAGGTCGTGGCGGTAATGCGCGAACCTGTCAGCTGGCTTGGCAGCTGGTACAGGTACCGGCAGCGGCCCCTTCTGGACGGCAAACCCAACTCAACCAAGGGTGTCAGCTTCGATGATTTTCTGCATGCCTACTGCAAGGGCAAGCCGCCTGCCTTTGCCAATGTGGGCAGCCAGGCGAAGTTCCTGGAAGCACAACCAAACGGCTGCAAGGTCAACCATCTGTTTCGCTATGAAGATCAGGACGCTTTAAGGCGTTTCCTGGAACAGCGCCTGGAGATGGATATCCGGCTTGAGCGGCTGAATGTCAGCCCTCGGGCAAGTCTGGCGCCAAGCCCGGATGCAGCGTGCCATCTACGGCGCAAGCGCGCGGCTGAATTCGAACTTTACGAGTCCATTCCAGCCTTATGA
- the recA gene encoding recombinase RecA gives MADLLTMKNKVSGDKQKALDSALAQIERQFGKGSIMKLGDGTALQEIEASSTGSLGLDIALGIGGLPMGRIIEIYGPESSGKTTLTLHCIAEQQKKGGVCAFVDAEHALDPQYAAKLGVDLDELLISQPDTGEQALEITDTLVRSGAVNMVIVDSVAALTPKSELEGDMGDSSVGVQARLMSQAMRKLTGSISRSKCMVIFINQIRMKIGVMFGSPETTTGGNALKFYSSVRLDIRRIGAIKDRDEVVGNATRVKVVKNKVAPPFKQVEFDIMYGEGISKMGELLDLGVAAGVVNKSGAWFSYGDERIGQGRENAKTFLRENPSIAFDIEDKIRASHGLEFERPDLDDADDILEA, from the coding sequence ATGGCGGATCTTTTGACCATGAAAAATAAAGTAAGCGGTGACAAGCAAAAGGCGCTCGACAGCGCGCTTGCTCAGATTGAGCGGCAGTTCGGCAAGGGCTCCATCATGAAACTCGGCGATGGCACCGCGCTGCAGGAGATCGAGGCCAGTTCGACCGGCTCCTTGGGCCTGGACATTGCGCTGGGGATCGGCGGCCTGCCGATGGGGCGGATCATTGAAATCTACGGCCCGGAAAGCTCCGGCAAGACCACGCTGACACTGCATTGCATTGCGGAACAGCAGAAAAAGGGCGGCGTCTGCGCCTTTGTCGATGCGGAGCACGCGCTGGACCCGCAGTATGCGGCCAAGCTGGGCGTCGACCTGGACGAGCTGCTGATCTCGCAGCCCGACACCGGTGAACAGGCGCTGGAAATCACCGATACGCTGGTACGTTCGGGTGCCGTGAACATGGTGATCGTCGACTCTGTGGCGGCGCTGACGCCGAAATCGGAGCTTGAGGGCGACATGGGCGACAGCAGTGTCGGTGTGCAGGCCCGGTTGATGAGTCAGGCGATGCGCAAGCTGACCGGCTCCATCAGCCGTTCCAAATGCATGGTGATCTTCATCAACCAGATCCGTATGAAGATCGGCGTGATGTTCGGCTCCCCCGAAACCACCACCGGCGGCAATGCGCTGAAGTTCTACTCCTCCGTCCGGCTGGATATCCGCCGCATCGGCGCGATCAAGGACCGGGATGAAGTGGTGGGCAACGCGACACGCGTCAAGGTGGTGAAGAACAAGGTCGCGCCGCCGTTCAAGCAGGTGGAATTCGACATCATGTATGGCGAAGGTATTTCCAAAATGGGTGAGCTTTTGGACCTGGGCGTGGCGGCGGGTGTCGTCAACAAGTCCGGGGCCTGGTTCTCTTACGGGGATGAACGGATCGGCCAGGGGCGGGAAAACGCCAAGACATTCCTGCGCGAAAACCCGTCGATTGCGTTTGACATCGAGGATAAGATCCGGGCTTCCCACGGGCTGGAATTCGAACGTCCGGATCTGGACGATGCGGATGATATTCTTGAGGCCTAA